The Antedon mediterranea chromosome 11, ecAntMedi1.1, whole genome shotgun sequence genome window below encodes:
- the LOC140062239 gene encoding ADP-ribosylation factor-related protein 1-like isoform X2 yields MFALLSGLWKFMFRKDEYYILILGLDNAGKTTYLEQSQMQFDKHYKGGQLDKITTTVGLNIGKIDRGHVRLNFWDLGGQEELQALWDKYYAESHGVIYVIDSSDSSRLDESREAFDEMLTHETLNGVPLLVLANKQDVDGCLSVDIIKETFNQSSSKIGRRDCHVQAISAKTG; encoded by the exons ATGTTTGCTCTTCTATCTGGCCTTTGGAAGTTTATGTTTAGGAAAGATGAATATTACATCTTGATTCTTGGTTTGGACAATGCAGGCAAAACA ACATACTTGGAACAATCACAAATGCAGTTTGATAAACATTACAAAGGTGGACAACTTGacaaaataacaacaacagTTGGATTAAACA TTGGTAAAATTGATAGGGGTCATGTCAGATTGAATTTCTGGGATCTGGGAGGTCAAGAAGAACTACAGGCTCTATGGGATAAG TACTATGCAGAGTCACATGGTGTGATCTATGTCATTGATTCATCGGATAGTAGCAGATTAGACGAATCAAGAGAGGCATTTG ATGAGATGCTTACTCATGAAACATTGAATGGAGTTCCGCTACTGGTGCTTGCAAATAAACAAGATGTTGAT GGTTGTTTATCAGTTGATATCATCAAGGAAACTTTTAATCAGAGTTCTTCAAAGATTGGCAGACGAGATTGCCATGTACAAGCAATTTCAGCAAAAACTGGGTAA
- the LOC140062239 gene encoding ADP-ribosylation factor-related protein 1-like isoform X1 has product MFALLSGLWKFMFRKDEYYILILGLDNAGKTTYLEQSQMQFDKHYKGGQLDKITTTVGLNIGKIDRGHVRLNFWDLGGQEELQALWDKYYAESHGVIYVIDSSDSSRLDESREAFDEMLTHETLNGVPLLVLANKQDVDGCLSVDIIKETFNQSSSKIGRRDCHVQAISAKTGDGIHECIDWMKNMVVRNTIRRPPTEKDIT; this is encoded by the exons ATGTTTGCTCTTCTATCTGGCCTTTGGAAGTTTATGTTTAGGAAAGATGAATATTACATCTTGATTCTTGGTTTGGACAATGCAGGCAAAACA ACATACTTGGAACAATCACAAATGCAGTTTGATAAACATTACAAAGGTGGACAACTTGacaaaataacaacaacagTTGGATTAAACA TTGGTAAAATTGATAGGGGTCATGTCAGATTGAATTTCTGGGATCTGGGAGGTCAAGAAGAACTACAGGCTCTATGGGATAAG TACTATGCAGAGTCACATGGTGTGATCTATGTCATTGATTCATCGGATAGTAGCAGATTAGACGAATCAAGAGAGGCATTTG ATGAGATGCTTACTCATGAAACATTGAATGGAGTTCCGCTACTGGTGCTTGCAAATAAACAAGATGTTGAT GGTTGTTTATCAGTTGATATCATCAAGGAAACTTTTAATCAGAGTTCTTCAAAGATTGGCAGACGAGATTGCCATGTACAAGCAATTTCAGCAAAAACTGG GGATGGTATTCATGAATGCATTGATTGGATGAAGAACATGGTTGTTAGAAATACAATACGGAGACCCCCAACTGAGAAGGACATTACCTGA